One window of bacterium genomic DNA carries:
- the kdpC gene encoding potassium-transporting ATPase subunit KdpC, producing the protein MRPLIKTSLLILLTLTLITGVAYPLLVTGIAQLIFPQQANGSLLYEDGKLVGSELIGQPFDDPKYFWSRPSATGPFAYNAAASAGSNLGPTNEALLQAVAARVQALQQADSSNTQPIPVDLVTASGSGLDPHISPTAAYYQVSRVAHARHLDENFVRQLVEKHIKGRQLGFLGEPRVNVLRLNLALRQY; encoded by the coding sequence ATGCGCCCATTGATCAAAACTTCATTACTCATTCTGCTCACGCTGACACTCATCACCGGCGTGGCGTATCCCCTGCTCGTCACAGGCATCGCCCAGCTCATTTTTCCCCAACAAGCGAACGGCAGCTTGCTCTATGAAGATGGAAAACTCGTCGGCTCCGAACTCATCGGCCAGCCGTTCGATGATCCCAAGTATTTTTGGAGCCGCCCATCAGCCACCGGCCCATTTGCCTACAATGCTGCGGCTTCTGCCGGCTCGAATCTTGGCCCGACGAACGAGGCCTTGCTACAAGCAGTCGCAGCGCGTGTGCAAGCCTTGCAGCAAGCTGATTCGAGCAATACCCAACCCATTCCGGTTGATTTGGTGACAGCCTCGGGCAGCGGACTCGATCCGCATATCAGCCCCACGGCGGCTTACTATCAAGTTTCCCGCGTTGCACACGCGCGCCATCTTGATGAAAATTTCGTTCGTCAACTCGTCGAAAAACACATTAAAGGACGGCAACTGGGGTTTCTCGGTGAGCCGCGAGTAAATGTCTTGCGCTTGAATTTGGCGCTGCGGCAGTATTGA
- the kdpB gene encoding potassium-transporting ATPase subunit KdpB, which translates to MSVKPQSRPLFDVQIVNQAIVASFKKLDPRVQIRNPVMFVVLVGSVLTTMLFLQAWLGKGEAPAGFILAISLWLWFTVLFANFAEAMAEGRGKAQADSLRRARRDIKAKKLAEARREADFSLVSATALRKGDVVLVEAGEAIPADGEVVAGIASVDESAITGESAPVIRESGGDRSAVTGGTKVLSDWLIVRITANPGEAFLDRMIALVEGAKRQKTPNEIALNILLAALTIVFLLATVTLLPFSIYSVESAGQGSPITVTVLVALLVCLIPTTIGGLLSAIGIAGMDRMIQANVIATSGRAVEAAGDVDVLLLDKTGTITLGNRQATAFLPAAGVSAETLADAAQLASLSDETPEGRSIMVLAKEKYRLRERDIHALGATFVPFTAQTRMSGVNLDGRQIRKGAAEAIEQYVQSRGGEFPMEVKTTVESIAKNGGTPLVVADAAKVLGVIELKDIVKRGIKERFAELRKMGIKTVMITGDNPLTAASIAAEAGVDDFLAQATPEAKLKLIREHQSGGRLVAMTGDGTNDAPALAQADVAVAMNTGTQAAKEAGNMVDLDSNPTKLIEIVEIGKQLLMTRGALTAFSIANDVAKYFAIIPAAFVSTYPALAALNLMKLATPASAILSAVIFNALIIIFLIPLALRGIKYRPMSAATLLRNNLLIYGLGGLIVPFVGIKLIDLILVALGLA; encoded by the coding sequence ATGTCAGTCAAACCCCAATCCCGTCCTTTGTTTGACGTACAAATTGTCAACCAGGCAATCGTCGCTTCATTCAAGAAACTCGATCCGCGCGTGCAGATTCGCAATCCGGTGATGTTCGTCGTACTGGTTGGCAGCGTGTTGACCACGATGTTATTCCTGCAAGCCTGGTTGGGAAAAGGTGAAGCGCCGGCTGGCTTCATTCTGGCGATCTCGCTCTGGCTGTGGTTCACCGTGTTATTCGCAAATTTTGCCGAAGCGATGGCCGAAGGCCGCGGCAAAGCCCAGGCAGATTCGTTGCGCCGCGCGCGCCGCGACATCAAAGCCAAAAAACTTGCAGAAGCTCGCCGCGAGGCAGATTTCTCTCTCGTGAGTGCGACCGCGCTGCGCAAAGGCGATGTGGTTTTGGTGGAAGCCGGCGAGGCGATTCCCGCTGATGGCGAGGTTGTCGCAGGCATTGCCTCGGTGGATGAAAGCGCCATCACCGGCGAAAGCGCGCCAGTGATCCGCGAAAGCGGCGGCGACCGCAGCGCCGTTACCGGCGGCACCAAAGTGTTGTCCGATTGGCTGATCGTGCGCATCACCGCCAACCCGGGCGAGGCGTTTCTGGATCGCATGATCGCGCTGGTCGAAGGCGCGAAACGCCAAAAAACGCCCAACGAAATCGCGCTCAACATTTTACTCGCAGCATTGACCATCGTCTTTTTGCTCGCAACCGTGACGTTGTTGCCGTTTTCGATTTACAGCGTAGAATCGGCCGGACAAGGGTCGCCAATCACCGTGACCGTGCTGGTGGCTTTGCTGGTGTGCCTGATTCCCACCACGATTGGCGGCCTGCTCTCGGCCATTGGCATTGCGGGCATGGATCGCATGATTCAAGCCAATGTCATTGCCACCTCCGGCCGCGCCGTGGAGGCCGCGGGTGATGTGGACGTTTTGCTGCTCGACAAAACCGGCACGATCACGCTGGGCAATCGCCAGGCAACGGCATTCCTTCCCGCGGCAGGCGTGAGCGCGGAAACTCTGGCGGACGCGGCGCAACTTGCTTCGCTTTCTGACGAGACGCCGGAGGGACGGTCGATCATGGTTTTGGCAAAGGAAAAATACCGGCTCCGCGAGCGTGACATTCATGCTCTGGGCGCGACATTTGTTCCGTTCACGGCGCAAACGCGCATGAGCGGCGTGAATCTTGACGGGCGTCAGATTCGCAAAGGCGCAGCAGAAGCGATTGAACAATACGTGCAAAGTCGTGGCGGAGAATTTCCCATGGAAGTTAAGACCACGGTGGAGAGTATCGCGAAAAATGGCGGCACGCCGTTGGTGGTTGCCGACGCGGCGAAAGTTCTCGGTGTGATCGAGTTGAAGGACATCGTGAAACGCGGCATCAAAGAACGCTTTGCGGAATTGCGCAAGATGGGCATCAAGACGGTGATGATCACCGGCGACAATCCGCTCACCGCTGCGAGCATTGCCGCCGAGGCAGGCGTCGATGATTTTCTCGCGCAGGCGACGCCCGAGGCAAAATTGAAACTCATTCGCGAACATCAAAGCGGCGGGCGATTGGTGGCGATGACGGGCGACGGCACCAACGATGCGCCCGCGCTGGCGCAAGCCGACGTGGCAGTGGCGATGAACACCGGGACGCAAGCCGCGAAAGAAGCGGGCAACATGGTCGATCTCGATTCGAATCCAACCAAGCTCATCGAGATCGTCGAGATCGGCAAGCAATTATTGATGACGCGCGGCGCGCTGACGGCGTTCAGCATTGCCAACGACGTCGCGAAATATTTCGCGATCATACCCGCGGCATTCGTGAGTACGTACCCTGCGCTCGCAGCGCTCAATCTCATGAAGCTGGCCACGCCGGCCAGCGCCATTCTCTCGGCGGTAATTTTCAATGCGTTGATCATCATCTTTCTCATTCCACTGGCATTGCGCGGCATCAAATACCGGCCAATGAGCGCCGCAACGCTATTGCGCAATAACCTGTTGATCTACGGATTGGGCGGGTTGATCGTGCCTTTTGTTGGGATCAAACTGATTGATTTGATTTTGGTGGCGCTGGGGCTGGCGTAA
- the kdpA gene encoding potassium-transporting ATPase subunit KdpA, whose protein sequence is MTLNGYLQIGFYLVVLLALARPLGAYMARVYTGKSFGLDRVLAPVERLIYRLSGVRSNEEMNWKTYALAMLLFNFAGLFVVYALQRLQQWLPLNPQGFAPVAPDSSFNTAVSFASNTNWQGYGGETTMSYLTQILGLTVQNFLSAATGMATLAGFIRGLARRSAETIGNFWVDLVRTTLYILLPLALLLALLQVSQGVIQNFDAYHSVPLLQPAVDANGTVVTEQLLPMGPAASQIAIKQLGTNGGGFFNVNAAHPFENPTPLSNFLEMLAILLIPASLCYTFGKMVGDTRQGWAVLAAMTIVFVALLALCVGAEQNGNPAFTKMGIDQNASALQSGGNMEGKEVRFGIANSALWATATTAASNGSVNSMHDSYTPLGGLVLMWLMQLGEVIFGGVGSGLYGMLIFAIIAVFVAGLMVGRTPEYLGKKIEAYEMKMASLVILFPPIAVLGGAALSIICNAGGSQDPGPHGFSELLYAYSSMGNNNGSAFAGFGANIPFHNTVGGLAMLIARYWLAIPTLAIAGSLARKKIVPAGPGTLPTHNALFIIILIGVVIIVGALTFIPALALGPIVEHLMMIS, encoded by the coding sequence ATGACGCTGAATGGCTATCTCCAAATTGGGTTCTATCTCGTCGTGCTGCTCGCGCTGGCCAGGCCGCTGGGAGCCTACATGGCGCGCGTCTACACAGGCAAATCATTCGGACTCGATCGCGTACTCGCCCCGGTCGAGCGCTTGATTTATCGCCTATCCGGCGTGCGCAGCAACGAGGAGATGAATTGGAAAACTTACGCGCTGGCGATGCTGCTGTTCAATTTCGCCGGATTATTCGTGGTCTATGCCCTGCAACGCCTGCAACAGTGGCTGCCGCTAAATCCACAGGGTTTTGCCCCGGTCGCACCGGATTCATCCTTCAACACCGCGGTCAGTTTTGCAAGCAACACCAACTGGCAGGGCTATGGCGGCGAAACCACAATGAGCTACTTGACGCAAATACTCGGCCTCACCGTACAGAATTTTCTTTCGGCGGCGACCGGCATGGCGACACTCGCCGGGTTCATTCGTGGCCTCGCGCGTCGCTCGGCAGAGACCATTGGCAACTTCTGGGTCGATCTCGTGCGCACCACGCTTTACATCTTGTTGCCACTTGCTCTCTTGCTCGCCTTGCTGCAAGTCTCGCAAGGCGTGATTCAAAACTTTGACGCCTATCACAGTGTGCCGTTGCTGCAGCCGGCGGTCGATGCGAATGGCACTGTTGTCACCGAGCAATTACTGCCGATGGGACCAGCAGCCTCGCAAATTGCCATCAAACAACTCGGGACCAATGGCGGCGGATTTTTCAACGTCAATGCGGCGCATCCCTTCGAGAATCCCACCCCGCTATCGAATTTCCTGGAAATGCTGGCCATTCTGCTGATTCCAGCGAGCTTGTGCTATACCTTCGGCAAGATGGTCGGTGACACGCGACAAGGCTGGGCCGTGCTGGCGGCGATGACGATCGTTTTCGTCGCGCTGCTCGCGTTATGCGTTGGCGCGGAACAGAACGGCAATCCCGCTTTCACGAAGATGGGCATCGATCAAAATGCCAGCGCGCTGCAATCCGGCGGCAATATGGAGGGCAAAGAAGTCCGTTTCGGCATTGCCAACTCGGCGTTGTGGGCCACCGCGACCACTGCTGCTTCGAACGGCTCGGTCAACTCGATGCACGATTCTTACACGCCGCTCGGTGGATTGGTGCTGATGTGGCTGATGCAACTCGGTGAAGTGATTTTCGGCGGCGTCGGCTCGGGACTCTACGGCATGCTGATCTTCGCGATCATCGCGGTATTCGTTGCGGGATTGATGGTCGGCCGCACGCCGGAATATTTGGGCAAAAAGATCGAAGCGTATGAAATGAAAATGGCCTCGCTGGTCATTCTCTTTCCGCCGATCGCCGTGTTGGGCGGCGCGGCGTTGAGCATCATCTGCAATGCCGGCGGTTCGCAAGATCCCGGGCCGCATGGCTTCAGCGAGTTGCTGTATGCCTACTCGTCGATGGGCAACAACAACGGCAGCGCGTTTGCGGGATTCGGCGCTAACATTCCCTTTCACAATACCGTTGGCGGGTTGGCGATGCTGATCGCGCGCTATTGGCTGGCGATTCCCACCTTGGCCATTGCCGGATCGTTGGCGCGCAAAAAGATCGTGCCCGCCGGCCCCGGCACCTTGCCGACACACAACGCGCTCTTCATCATCATCCTTATCGGCGTGGTGATCATCGTCGGCGCGCTCACGTTCATTCCCGCGCTGGCGCTCGGGCCGATTGTGGAACACTTGATGATGATATCGTAG
- the kdpF gene encoding K(+)-transporting ATPase subunit F, with translation MNTFYFISGLVALVLFVYLFIALLKPEKF, from the coding sequence ATGAACACATTCTACTTCATCAGCGGTCTGGTGGCGCTGGTTTTGTTCGTTTATTTGTTCATTGCACTCTTGAAACCGGAGAAGTTCTGA
- a CDS encoding pyridoxal-phosphate dependent enzyme: MDFPTLADIRAAAERIKPHAHRTPVLTCESINRMVNAQLFFKCENLQKVGAFKFRGACNAVFSLSESELARGVATHSSGNHAAALSLAARLRGAPAFIVMPKTAPRIKKLAVEGYGGEIVFCEPTLAAREATLAQVVAETGATVVHPFNDRRVICGQGTAALELLQEVNDLDFVLAPVGGGGLLSGTALTVAGISPQTKVIAAEPAGADDAYRSLQEGKIMPSTNPQTIADGLLTSLCELTFGIIRSHVQQIVTVSEQNIITAMRHIWERMKIIVEPSAAVVLGALLEHKFDCSGKRLGLILSGGNCDLEKLPWLAQ, encoded by the coding sequence ATGGACTTCCCCACTTTAGCCGATATTCGCGCAGCGGCCGAGCGCATCAAGCCGCATGCACATCGCACGCCGGTGCTGACCTGCGAGAGCATCAATCGCATGGTCAATGCTCAACTATTTTTTAAATGTGAGAATTTGCAAAAAGTCGGGGCGTTCAAATTTCGCGGCGCCTGCAATGCGGTGTTCTCGTTGAGTGAATCAGAACTGGCGCGAGGAGTTGCGACACATTCCTCCGGCAATCATGCGGCAGCCTTGTCACTGGCAGCGCGTTTGCGCGGCGCGCCGGCATTCATCGTCATGCCCAAAACCGCGCCCCGCATCAAGAAGTTGGCAGTCGAAGGTTATGGCGGCGAAATCGTTTTCTGCGAGCCGACGCTGGCGGCGCGTGAAGCGACGCTGGCGCAAGTGGTGGCGGAAACCGGCGCGACTGTCGTACATCCGTTCAATGATCGCCGCGTCATTTGCGGCCAGGGCACGGCTGCGCTGGAATTGCTGCAAGAAGTGAATGATCTCGACTTTGTGCTGGCGCCGGTCGGCGGGGGCGGGTTGTTGAGCGGCACGGCGCTCACGGTTGCCGGAATTTCACCGCAAACAAAAGTAATTGCCGCTGAACCGGCCGGCGCGGATGATGCCTATCGTTCGTTGCAAGAAGGCAAGATCATGCCTTCCACCAATCCCCAAACGATTGCCGATGGCTTGCTCACTTCGCTGTGCGAATTGACTTTTGGCATCATTCGCAGCCACGTGCAGCAGATCGTGACCGTCAGCGAGCAAAACATCATCACCGCGATGCGGCACATCTGGGAACGCATGAAGATCATCGTCGAACCGTCAGCGGCAGTTGTGCTGGGCGCGCTGCTGGAGCACAAATTCGATTGCAGCGGCAAGCGCCTGGGCTTGATTCTCTCCGGCGGCAATTGTGATTTGGAAAAACTGCCGTGGTTGGCACAATGA
- a CDS encoding DUF5110 domain-containing protein codes for MAKPFPPSDWKKPASISQFLMSLLVPACLHAGVGNITEIQVQEEILTLHAGAETVVLQVCRPNILRISFRPPGATEPDTLIAPRRNWPKVSVRIDTSGDPLVITSAALRLAIARRPLRFTLYDANGRQLLQETPAVGLHENGVRLRVTGEHFYGIHNNFTGKLSKNHGGTISAGMQGHAGAPFVWTTAGYGVLMNSDSGHIKIADGQLDFTVERARRFRGAAKDSVPAPAKPALELYFLLGTPREIFTSMTAISGAAPLFPKFAFGFMNTEWGLDQTELLGDIKTYRAKGIPLDAYILDFDWMAYGEDNYGEFRWGPKFPDGPSGRLKQITDSLGVKLFGIRKPRVHLNTEQGRFCQREGYFLDSEKDYFSKQQVGRLNFHLPAVRQWYFDSFCERQRSFATGIIGYWNDEADSYGGNLMFLQMQRANYEGQRRRNNLRVWSINRNFFLGAQRYAYGHWSGDIPTGFESLARQRLFMLSSVALGSAWWGMDIGGFNGRPEPENYIRWLQFGAFVPIFRVHGSFDQEREPWQYGPEAEAIAKKYIRLRYALLPYIYSHAWENHLTGLALVRPLVWEYPNDPQVAELYSQWLFGEYLLVTPVVQPQADTVSVYLPAGNWFDFWTGQMQTGGRRVTVPVSLRDIPIFVKAGAIVPMAPVGRFVDDPQTPPTPLTLHCYPQGAGAFTLYEDDGLTYDYEQGLYALTAMTFADHGDHLLLQLNARTGKFQPPARDFVVVIHALPKAPAAVERDGERLRKEKLENVLTGAAPGWAYDGRNQMLHVRWQDHGGPQSLRVVR; via the coding sequence ATGGCCAAGCCCTTCCCCCCGAGTGACTGGAAGAAACCCGCTTCAATCTCACAGTTTCTGATGTCTCTGCTCGTGCCCGCATGCCTGCATGCCGGCGTGGGCAACATTACCGAGATTCAAGTGCAGGAGGAGATTCTCACCCTGCATGCCGGTGCCGAGACCGTCGTGTTGCAAGTGTGCCGGCCCAACATTCTCAGGATCAGCTTTCGCCCGCCGGGCGCCACGGAGCCGGATACGCTGATCGCGCCGCGGAGAAACTGGCCAAAGGTGAGCGTGCGAATCGACACCAGCGGGGATCCCTTGGTGATCACCAGCGCGGCATTGCGCCTGGCTATTGCGCGCCGGCCGCTGCGCTTTACGCTCTACGATGCCAACGGCCGGCAACTGCTGCAGGAAACGCCAGCCGTGGGTCTGCATGAAAACGGCGTTCGTTTGCGCGTGACTGGTGAGCACTTCTACGGCATTCACAACAACTTCACCGGCAAATTGAGCAAGAACCACGGCGGCACGATCAGCGCCGGCATGCAGGGCCACGCCGGCGCGCCGTTCGTGTGGACCACGGCGGGCTACGGCGTGCTGATGAACAGCGACAGCGGCCACATCAAAATCGCCGACGGTCAGTTGGATTTCACGGTGGAACGCGCGCGGCGATTCCGCGGGGCGGCAAAGGACAGTGTGCCAGCTCCCGCCAAGCCTGCGCTCGAGCTTTATTTTTTGCTCGGGACGCCGCGCGAGATTTTCACCAGCATGACCGCGATTTCCGGAGCCGCGCCACTCTTTCCCAAGTTCGCCTTCGGCTTCATGAACACCGAGTGGGGCCTGGATCAAACCGAGCTGCTGGGCGATATCAAAACCTACCGCGCCAAGGGCATTCCGCTGGATGCCTACATTCTCGACTTCGATTGGATGGCGTACGGCGAGGACAACTACGGTGAATTCCGCTGGGGGCCCAAATTTCCCGACGGCCCGAGCGGCCGCCTCAAACAGATCACCGATTCGTTGGGCGTGAAGCTGTTCGGCATTCGCAAACCGCGCGTGCATCTCAACACCGAGCAGGGCCGATTCTGCCAGCGCGAGGGGTATTTCCTCGACAGCGAGAAGGATTATTTCAGCAAGCAGCAAGTGGGCCGGTTGAATTTTCATTTGCCGGCGGTGCGGCAGTGGTACTTCGATTCGTTCTGCGAGCGCCAGCGCAGTTTTGCGACCGGCATCATCGGTTACTGGAACGACGAGGCGGACAGCTACGGCGGCAATCTGATGTTTCTGCAAATGCAGCGGGCGAATTATGAAGGCCAGCGCCGCCGCAACAATCTGCGCGTGTGGTCGATCAACCGCAATTTTTTTCTCGGCGCACAACGCTATGCCTACGGCCACTGGTCGGGCGACATTCCCACTGGTTTTGAATCCCTGGCGCGCCAGCGGCTCTTCATGCTGAGTAGCGTGGCTTTGGGATCGGCATGGTGGGGAATGGACATCGGCGGCTTCAACGGCCGGCCCGAGCCGGAGAATTACATACGCTGGCTGCAATTCGGCGCGTTTGTACCGATTTTTCGCGTGCACGGCTCATTTGACCAGGAACGTGAGCCGTGGCAATACGGCCCCGAAGCCGAGGCCATTGCGAAGAAGTACATTCGCCTGCGCTATGCCCTGCTGCCTTACATCTACTCCCATGCCTGGGAGAATCATTTGACTGGACTCGCGCTGGTGCGGCCGCTGGTGTGGGAATATCCAAACGATCCCCAGGTTGCGGAGCTTTATTCGCAATGGCTGTTTGGGGAGTACCTGCTGGTTACACCCGTGGTTCAGCCGCAGGCTGACACCGTTTCCGTTTATCTGCCGGCGGGCAATTGGTTCGATTTTTGGACGGGGCAGATGCAAACGGGCGGCCGGCGTGTGACCGTGCCGGTCAGCTTGCGCGACATTCCCATCTTCGTCAAGGCCGGCGCGATTGTGCCAATGGCACCGGTGGGGCGATTCGTGGATGATCCACAGACGCCGCCGACCCCGCTCACGCTGCATTGTTACCCCCAGGGCGCAGGCGCATTCACGCTGTATGAAGACGATGGACTGACCTATGACTACGAGCAGGGCCTCTATGCGTTGACGGCCATGACTTTCGCGGATCACGGTGATCATTTGCTTCTGCAGCTCAACGCACGCACGGGCAAGTTTCAGCCGCCGGCACGAGACTTCGTGGTTGTGATTCATGCGCTGCCCAAAGCGCCGGCAGCGGTTGAGCGCGACGGTGAGCGATTGCGCAAGGAAAAACTGGAGAACGTCCTGACTGGCGCAGCGCCGGGCTGGGCCTATGATGGCCGCAATCAGATGCTCCATGTTCGTTGGCAGGATCACGGCGGGCCGCAATCACTGCGGGTGGTGCGCTAA